The Halotia branconii CENA392 region CTTTCAGGTTCATGATAACCACCACAATTTAAAGCAATACCAATACTGGCTGTAGTACCTACTTGATGTCCATTGAGGTTAAATGGCAATCCTAAGGTGTCTTGAATACGTTTAGCTACATTAATAGCGTCGGTAACATCTCTAATTTCTTCTAAAAGTACGGCAAATTCATCGCCGCCAAATCTGCCTACAGTATCACCACTGCGTACACATGATTCTAACCTACGGGCGATCGCTACTAAACAATCATCTCCCATTCCGTGTCCTAAGCGATCGTTAATCTCCTTGAAACCATCTAAATCTAAAAATAAAACTGCAAAATAATAATCAGTGCGTCTTTTTTTACGCTCTATTGCTTGCTTAAGTCTATCTAGAAATAAAGTTCGATTGGGTAAGGTTGTTAGCCCATCACAAAAAGCATTACGCAGCAGTTGTGCTTCCATCAGTTTACGTTGAGTAATATCTTGAAAAACCAACACTGCACCAGTAATATTACCATCTCCATCGCGGATCGGT contains the following coding sequences:
- a CDS encoding diguanylate cyclase domain-containing protein, whose amino-acid sequence is MATSKHQSNKKLQEEKQIMVAIINSMAYGVVVTYTNGCIQMMNPMAEALTGWNQDEALGKDLTEVVSLIDKDMDESIDNLAVRAMALGEVINLPENCILITKNGKEIPIGDNIAPIRDGDGNITGAVLVFQDITQRKLMEAQLLRNAFCDGLTTLPNRTLFLDRLKQAIERKKRRTDYYFAVLFLDLDGFKEINDRLGHGMGDDCLVAIARRLESCVRSGDTVGRFGGDEFAVLLEEIRDVTDAINVAKRIQDTLGLPFNLNGHQVGTTASIGIALNCGGYHEPESLLRDADIAMYRAKQQGKARFSVFDEATNC